AGGAAGCAAACCGGCTGTGTGAAGTAGTAGAAGTTGAACTGCGCGTCGGCGGGGGAGAGGATGTAATGCCATTCAGCCGGCTCGTACGGCGAGGAATGAACGAAGAGCGAGCCGTCGAGCTCCAGAGTGAAGGGAAGCCGCTGGATGAACTCCACATGTTCCTTCGTGAGCTCCTTGCTCGTCCACTCTGCGGCGGTGCGCGCGAGCGGATTGAAGTACTCCGTTTTGGAGAGCTCGATCGCAGCCTCGTCGTGATTGCCGAGCAGGATGTGTTCGGTCGTTTTCCGCACGAGCTCGATGCACTCGTTGGGGTTCGCCCCGTATCCGATCAGATCGCCCAGGCAGACGACGGCGTCGACGTTTTTTTGCGAGACGATCTCAAGCGACTTCTGGAGCCCCTGGAGATTTGAGTGGATATCTGATAGTACGGCCAGCCGCATCGATGTGAAAAGTTAGTGAAGGGGGGCCGGGGTCCCGGCGTACGACTGCAACGGATTGAGCGACAAACAGTTTCTAGGTCTTTTGCTGTTTCTTCTTTGCGGCCGGAAACAGGATATTGTTGAGGATCAACCTGTAGCCCGGCGAGTTCTTGTGCAATCGCAGGTCCGTGGGCGGATCGCCGACGGCGTGCTGGTAGTCCTCCGGATCGTGTCCTCCGTAAAACGTCCAGGTCCCCCGTCCCAGGTTCCCGTGGATGTACCGCACCTCCTCGGTGCCTTCCTTCTCGGCAAGTATCGTCACGTTTTTCTTAATGAGGCTCTTCTTGAAATTGGTCGTCTGCCCGAGAAAACCCTTGATGATGTTCGCGTGATCCTGGGTCAGCATGGTCGGGACGGGATCGTATTTCGCCGAGAATTCAAATAGCGTGAAATAATCCGTTTCAGGGTTCAGCGTCGCCACCATGTCGCTCGGCGGAATATCGATGTCGGAATACTCGTACCGGAGCGGGTTCATCTCGAGTTTGAAGTTCTCGAACGCCAAACACTGTGAAAAGTCGAGTTTTTTCTGCGCATCGGGGTCGGGGGGATCCCCGTCGTACATGACGTCACAAATGTCGGTATTTTGGGAGGCAAGTGCAATATCATACGTATCGGTCGCCGAGCACATCGCGAACATGAATCCTCCCGCCGCCATATACTCCTTGATCTTCCGGACGACGGCTTTCTTCACCTCGGAGACCTTGCTGAATCCGAGCTCCCTGGCTTTTTTCTCGTAGAGGACCTGTTGTTCCACGTACCAGGGCTGGGACGAATAGTTCGCGTAGAACTTCCCGTACTGCCCCGTAAAATCCTCGTGATGAAGATGGATCCAGTCATACTTGAGGAGCTTATCCTGCAGCACTTCGGGATCCCACACCTTGTCGTACGGAATTTCCGCGTATTCCATCACGAGCGTGACCGCGTCGTCCCACGGCAGAAGATTGGGCGTCACGTAGACGGCGATCTTCGGCGCCTTTTCCAGGCGCACCGCATCCATGTTGTTGTTCTCCGCCTGAACTTCGGAGTAGATCTGGCTCGCCTGAGCGCCGCTGATCTGTTCGAAGAGCACCCCGCGCACGCGGCACTCCTGCGAGATCGCCTCGACGCCGTCGAGCATGAACGAGCCTCCGCGGTAGTTCAGAAGCCAATCGACCTCAATATTTTTCGTGAGGGCCCAGTACGCGATGCCGTACGCCTTGAGGTGGTCGGTTTGCTTCAGGTCCATCGGGATGAGAATCTTCTGTCCCCAGGCGATCGATGCCAGCAGAAACAAGGGCAGAAGCAGCGGCCAGCGAACCCGTTTCATATGTTATCTCCTCTCAGCTCCCGGATTCTGCTGCGCGCCCGCCCGGCGTAAATTGAGTTGGGATACTGTTCCAGCAGCTTCTGATACGTCGCAATCGCGTTCGCCGGATCCTTCAGTCCGAGCCGGTAGACCTCGGCGATCTTCATCACCGTCCTGTCGAGCACGATGCTCTCCGGAAAATCCTTTAGAAGGCGATTATAGACGGCGAGGGCGTCGGCATAGCGTTCGAGCCGGGTCAGCAGGTCGCCGGTGCTCATCAGCGCCTCGTCGACGGCATTCGATTTCGGATAGGACTTCACGATCGATTCAAATGCAGCGAGCGCCTCGGGTATTTTTTGCCGGCGCTTGAGAAGATCCGCCTGCGCGTATTCTCTCAACGAGAGCGAATCCTCCTTAATGTTGTCCTGGATGAAGATCTGCAGGCTCAGCGCGTCGTTTGTGACGTCGGAGCCGGCGTTCCGGGTGAGGTCTTTGAGCTTGCCGAGCGCATCCTGAAACTTTGTCCGGAAATAATCAAGCTCCGCCAGGCGCAGCGCGGCGGTCTCCTGCCGCGGGTTGACGATCAGCCCCTGACCGGCGAGGATCCGGTACTCGGCTCCCGCCTTATCGAGCTCCCCCTGTGTCAGGTAGACGTCCCCGAGCCGGAGCGTGGCCTCCTCGAGGACCCCGGGGAACATCGCATACCGGGAGGAGAGGTTTTCGAGTTCGGCCCTGGCGCCGGGAAGGTCGAACAACTTCTCCTGCTTCAAGGTCGCGATGCGCAGCATCGAACGGGCGGCAATCTCCGTCGTTGGAAATTCCTTGATGACCTGCTCGTACGCCGCGATCGCTCCGCCGTAGAGCGGGTTTCCCCCGGATTCGCGCGGCGCCTTCGCGCCGAACGGATCGACTCCGCCGAACAGGTTCAGCGTATCGCTCTCGGATTGGATCTCCTCCTGCGTATGCGCGTAACCGAACTTCACGAGCGCCATCTGATCGAACTTCGGGAATTTCTCCACGATGCCCGTGAACGCTTTTGCGGCGACAGCGTAGGCCTTCTCGTTCAGCGCGCGGGTGGCGAAACCGAACATCTCGTGTCCCTCCGCGTGCGCCTTCTCGTCGATGACCTTATAGACCTCGAATGCTTGGTCGTAATGCTTCCCCTCCATGTAGAGCCAGGCGAGCATTTGCTGGAAGGCCAGGTTTCCCGGTTCCGCCTTTGCCGCCTTCTCGACGGTGAGCGTTGCCGCGCCGAGCCCTTCCGGGCGGCCGGTATAGGTTGCGATGCGGGATTCCACATAGCCGAGCTGCACGGGATTTTGCCTGACCATGTCGAGATATTCCGCGGTCGCCTCGGGATACTTTAATGTGATGGAGTAAAGATAAGCGATGTCCGACGCGAAGAGGGCCGGATCTCCGCACGCGACACGGCCGCGCCTGTAAACTTTTATCGCCCTCTCGAATTGTCTGGTTTGCAGCATCGAGCTCCCGACCATCCGGTAGGTCACCTCATGTTTGGGGTCCGCGTTGATCGCACGCTCCCAGATCGCATCGGCCTTGGGCTCGTCCGACCTGAGCAGGTAAACGGATGCGAGACTCGACAGCAGCGTGACGTTATCGGGCATCTTTTTGATCATCCGCTCGAGGAGCGGGATCGCGTTGTCGTACCACTTGAGCTGCATGTAATCGCGCCGCAGGGCTTCGAAGACCACCATGTTCGACGAGTCTTTCGCATAGATCGATTGATAGATCTTCACGGCCGACTCGAAATCCCCGCTCTGCTCATAGCTTTCCGCGAGACGGAATTGCATGTCGGAGGGGTTCGCCTGGGAGCGCGCCTGAGAGGCGATCGCGGCGGTGAGCGCGAAAAGGACGAAAAAATTTCTCATAAATGACATTCCTAATATAGTAAAAAAACGGCGGTCAATGCAACGGCCTTCCTGGTTCTCCTTACGCGACCTGAAGGTCGCGCCTACCGATGCATCGGGCTCGGTAGCCGCAGCCTTTAGGCTGCGGGTGTTCGGATGGGTTGTTGAAATTCACCTACCACCTGCAACGCTCGTCCCTTGCATTTATCAGAACAACTTACTTTATTAATTGGTTTGGACACCCTCAACCATCGTTACGAAAGGAGGAAGGATTTATGCAGCCATGCTCCAATCCTGAATTCCTGGTTTCGACCGAGTCGGGGAACGCTGTCAGTCCCCCCGCTGAGAGGAGAGCGTAATCATGTTGAGTCCGGAGGAGTATCGCGTCGAACAGAAGGAATTGGCAGGCCTTCAAGTGAACATCACTTCTTACAAATTCGGTGAACAGTACCACTGCCATATATCGAACATTGATCCCGGTGCGACCATCGTGCGCACGGAAGGCCTCACGCGGGAAGAAGCCGAACTGGAGGCGCTCTCCCGGGCGCTGCAGCGGCTGAAAGGAAAATCGGGGTAGATCTTGATCTTTCAGCAATTCCGTCACGAACAGGGAGGATGCCTTTCCTACCTGATAGGTTGCACCCAGAAGCAAGTTTGCGCCGTGATCGATCCGCAGCACGAGATCGATCCCTACCTCCGGTACGCCGCCGGCCACGGGATGCAGATCACGCATATCATCGAGACGCACGCCCAGGCCGATCATCTCTCCGGCGCAAAACGGCTTGCCGCAGCGAGCGGGGCCGAGATCTATTTCCATGAGTCCCTCGTCACGAAATTCCCGGTGAAGGGCATCAAGGATGGCGAGGAGATCAAGGTCGGAAATATTCTTCTCAAGATCCTTCACACACCCGGCCATACCCCCGATAGCATCAGTATCCTCGTGAGCGACACGACCCGCAGCAAAGAACCCTGGCTCGTGCTCACCGGCGACACGCTCTTCGTGGGAGACACCGGCCGTCCGGATCTCGACGGAAGCGGGGAGCTTCTCTACGACAGCATCTGGGGAAAATTGATGAGGCTCGACGACGCCGTGGAGATCTATCCGACGCACTTCGCCGGTTCTTCGTGCGGGAAGGCGATGAGCCCGAAGCCGAACTCCACGATCGGGTTCGAGAGGCGGCACAACCCGGCCCTTCAGGTGAAGTCGAAACAGGAATTCGTCGATTTCGTGATGGCCGATCTGCCGGTTCAGCCCCCCCGGTTCAAAAAAGTGCGGCAGTACAACCTCGGGTATCTGTCCGACCCCCCGATCGAAAGGACCTACGACATGGCGGCTCTTCAAATCACGCCGGAACAGTTGAAAGAGAGGCTCGACAGGGGAGATCACCCGATGATCCTCGATGTGCGGGAGCCGTCGGAACAGGAAATCGTCAACATCGGAGGAACCCTCATCCCGCTGGGGCAGCTTCCGAGACGCTACACCGAACTCGATTCCGACCAGGAGATCATCGTCTATTGCCACCACGGAAACCGCAGCCAGAGAGCCGTGGAGTTCCTGTACGAGAAAGGCTTCAAGAACGTGAAGAACCTGACCGGAGGAATCGACGCCTGGTCCGTAAAGGTCGACCGGAAAGTTCCGCGCTACTAGGAATCGGCAGCGTCTCGGCTTCCCCCAAGCTCGTCATCCCGACATGTTTTAGGTCGGGATCTTTCTAAAAACGTTGGAAGATGCTGACCTGAAGCATGTCAGCATGACGAGTTCAGAAGAAATAGGACCGGACTGAGGCACTACCGAAGGAGCTCCCACCAGAACCCAATGGCTGCCAACGCCCTACAAGCCCTCCAGCGTACCGTCGTCCGGTGCAGGATTTGCCCGCGGCTCGTGGCGTGGAGAGAGACGGTCGCCGATGAGAAGGTGGCCCGCTTCAAGGATTCGACCTATTGGGGTAAACCTGTCCCGAGCATCGGAGACCCGAATGCGCGGCTCCTCATCGTCGGGTTAGCCCCCGCGGCCCACGGAGGGAACCGGACCGGGCGGATGTTCACCGGCGACCGGAGCGGCGACTGGCTCTATGCGACGCTCCATAAGGCGGGTTTCGCGGACCGGCCGGCCTCAATTTCCCGGGATGACGGAATGCGCCTGACCGATTGCTACATCACCGCCTCGGCGCGGTGCGCTCCGCCACAAAACAAGCTTCTGCCATCGGAGTTGCGAAACTGCCGGGGATATTTGCTGAAAGAAATCCGCCTCCTTCCGCGTGTGCGCGTGATCGTGGCGCTCGGGAAGGTCGCTTTCGACACGGCCTTCGATGCATTCCGGGAACTCGGGTTGACCCCTTCTGCGCGGCGGCCCGCCTTCGGTCATGGAGCGGAATACAAACTCAATGACCGCCAGACGTTGATCGGGTCGTACCATCCGAGCCAGCAAAACACCTTCACCGGGAAACTGACCCAACCGATGTTCACCGCAATATTTCGCAGAGCCAACCGGATCATATCTACCACGCACTCCCAGAAGGGCTGATAATGGATCAGGATTTTTCCGGCAAAGTTTTTGTCGTCACAGGCGCCTCGAGCGGCATCGGAAAGGCGACAGCGCTGATGGCCGCGGCCCGCGGGGCGAAGGTTTCCTTTGCCGCGCGACGGGAAAAGGAACTGAAAACTCTTTCCGCATCCTTCCCGCCGGAACAGGTGGAAGTGATCGCAGCCGACGTGACGAACGAAGAGGACCGGCGCCGGATCGTGAACCGGACTCTCGAACGGTTCGGCGGCATCGACGTGCTGGTGAACGCGGCAGGCATCATCGCAAGCGGGACGATAGAGACCACGACCCTCGACGAGTGGGACCGGATGTTCGATATCAATATCCGGTCGTTGTTCCGGCTTACTCAGCTTGCCCTCCCCTCTATAATAGAGCGTAAGGGCAACATCGTCAATCTCTCGAGCGTGACCGGTATCCGGGCGTTTCCCGGCGTTCTCTCCTACTGCGTCAGCAAAGCGGGCGTCGACCAACTGACGCATTGCGCGGCCCTCGAGCTGGGTCCGAAGGGCGTGCGGATGAACGCGGTCGATCCGGGGGTGGTCGTCACCAACCTCCACCGAACGAGCGGAATGGCGGAAGAGGCGTACGGAAAATTCCTGGAGCACAGCAAGACGACTCATCCGATCGGACGCGTCGGTTCCCCCGAGGAAGTTGCAGACCTGATTCTCTTTCTCGCCTCGGATCGCGCAGGATGGATTACCGGAGGAAGTTTCAGCATCGACGGCGGGCGCTCCCAAACCTGCGCGCGTTGATTTCCACCAAATGAAACGGCAGACAATGAAAGCATCAAAAGCGGGACGCCTCTCCCTGGCAACCAGGGCGATCCACGGAAAACATCTCCACGCATTCAAGGGGCCCGTCACGACACCGATCTATCAGACGAGCACCTACCGGTTTGAGAATTCCAGCGACGCGATCCGGTATGCGAAGGGGGATCCCACTGTGTATGTCTATACCCGGTACCACAATCCGACCGTGAACGAAGCCGAAGACCGGATCGCCCTGATGGAGGGGGCGGAGGCCGCGGCGCTCTTCTCATCGGGTATGGCCGCGATTTCAACGGCGATCATGGCTGTTTGCCGGTCCGGTGACGAAATGGTCAGCACTCCGGCACTCTATGGAGGGAGTTACCGGTTCTTCCGCGATACGCTCCCTTCCTTTCAGATCGGAGTCAGCTATGTCGAGCCGAACTCTCTCGACGATTTGCTCTACCTCATTACTCCGAGGACGAAAGTCGTCTATATAGAGACCCCGACGAACCCCACCCTGAGCCTGGTCGATCTCGAAAAAGCCATTCGGCTGACGCGCCGGGCTGAGAAAGAATTCCGGACAAAGATCACCGTCATGATCGACAATACGTTTGCCAGTATTGTCAATCAGCGGCCGTTCGAGTACGGTGCGGACGTGATCGTGGAAAGTACCACGAAATATCTCGGCGGGCACGCCGATCTCATGGGCGGTGTGGTCGTCGGCAGGCGAGGGTTCATCGCCAAAGTGAAGGGGTTGGCCAAGCATCTCGGCGGATGCGCCGATCCGTTTGCCGCATTCCTCCTCGAACGGAGCCTGAAGACGTTCGACCTCCGGGTCAACCGCCAGACCGATAACGCGATGCAGCTTGCGCGCGCTCTGGAGAAACACCCGAAAGTTTCACGCGTCCTCTATCCGGGACTGCGCTCCCATCCGCAGCACACGCTGGCGAAAAAGCAGATGTCGGGGTTCGGGGGCATGGTGACGGTCGAGGTGAAGGGTGGAGTGAAGGCGGCTGTGCGGGTCTGCGACAATCTGAAGGTTGCCGTCAACGCGATGTCGCTCGGCGGAGTTGAAACTCTGGTCAGCATCCCGGTCTATTCCTCCCATATCAACATGAGCGCAGCCGAGCTGAAGAGTCACGGTGTGACGCCCGGAATGATCCGGATATCGGTTGGTGTGGAGGGGGTGGAAGACCTGATCGCGGACTTCCATCAGGCGCTAAAGAAGGCCTAATGTCATCCTGAGCACGTCCGCTTCGCTCAGTGTAAACTCCGCGAAGGATCTCCCGCCCTCGGGATAGGAGATCCTTCGCGTTACTACGTGCCGCTCAGGATGACACGGACAGCCTACTATCCTTCGATTCTGAAAATCTCCCGCCGTCCTGTGTCGATGAGCTCGTGGTAGTTCTTCATGATCTTCTGGAATTTTGGATCCGTCATCGCCTCTTGTGCCTGCTTGCCGAAATCGTCGAGGTTCTTGACTTCAGATTCCGCCACCACTGTCCAGTAGCGTTCCGCGGAAAGGTCTGTTGACACCCGCATGGACGAAACGTATCCCATTTTTGTCATAAGCTTTGCCAGGTCCTTGAACTTATCGACCATCGGCTTGACCTGGCCCGGCTTGCAGTGCATTACATCTCGGATGAGGTACATGGCGGTCCCCTTTATATGATTTTGATTTACGGTGAGGGTTAAGAAACAGGTAGGTAAATTTAGTAATTCGGCAAAAAAATGTCAACTCAGATTGTCATCCTGAGCGCAGCGAAGGATCTCCGGCCTCAATCGCATAGATCCTTCGGTCGCTCCGCTCCCTCAGGATGACACGCCGGTTCAGAGTACTTGCTTCAACATCTCCGGCTCCACGTTCCCTCCGCTGACTATCGCACAGACCCTCTTTCCGGTCGCCCCGATCGCCCTCTTCATGACCGCCGCGGGTGCGACCGCCCCGGTCGGCTCAACGACGATTTTCATCCTCTGGGCGAAGAATCTCATCATCGGGGGGATATCCTCGTCCTCGATTGTGATCATATCGTCCACATTCTTGAGGATAATCTCGAAATTGAGCTCCCCGACGGAGAGCGTGCGCATCCCGTCGGCGATCGTCTTGACGGACGGAAGTTTTACGAGCTTCCGGGAGTGGAACGAGCGGTAACAATCGTCGGCTCCCTTCGTCTCCACTCCGATAACCCGGACCCCCGGGAAGAGCGCTTTCGCCGCGATCGAGCATCCGGAGATCAATCCCCCGCCCCCGACCGGAACAACCAGGTAATCGAGCTCCTTGATGTCCTGAAAAATCTCGAGGGCCGCGGTTCCCTGCCCCGCGATGAGCGTCGGGTCGTTGAACGGATGGACGAGCGTGTAGCCTGATTTCTTGATGAGTTCGTCGGTGGTGCGCTCCCGGTCGTCTGTTGTGTTGCCGCAGAAGACAATCTCGGCGCCGTAGGATTTTGTCGCCTCGACTTTTCCGGGGACGGAATCGTGCGGCATCACGATGACGGCTTTCACGCCGAAGAGTTTGCACGCAAGCGCAACACCCTGTGCATGATTGCCCGACGAGTGGGCGATGACGCCCGCCCGTTTCTGCTCGGCGGTCAGCGATGCGATCTTGTTGTATGCCCCCCTGAACTTGAACGCCCCCACCCGCTGGAAATTCTCGGCTTTGAAGTAAACTTCGTTGCCTGAGATGTCGTTGAACGTGCGCGAAGAGAGAAGCGGTGTCTTGTGGACGACGGGACGCAGGACCTTGTATGCGGATTCGATATCGGAGAAGGAGACCATCGCGGCAGATCAATGAGTCAATATTCGCTCGTGTCGCATATTCGTGTTATCTCGTCATCCCGACATGTTTTAGGTCGGGATCTTCCTAAATGCGTTGCAAGATGCTGACCAGAAGCATGTCAGCATGACGAGGTGGAGAGAGAATCCGTCAAACTGAAACATTACCGGGCGCCAAGGGTCAGATTTCTAATATGATCTTCCCGCTATTGGCTCTCTCCTGCATGCGCCGCTGGGCGTCGG
The DNA window shown above is from Bacteroidota bacterium and carries:
- a CDS encoding metallophosphoesterase family protein, with the translated sequence MRLAVLSDIHSNLQGLQKSLEIVSQKNVDAVVCLGDLIGYGANPNECIELVRKTTEHILLGNHDEAAIELSKTEYFNPLARTAAEWTSKELTKEHVEFIQRLPFTLELDGSLFVHSSPYEPAEWHYILSPADAQFNFYYFTQPVCFL
- a CDS encoding asparagine synthetase B, producing the protein MKRVRWPLLLPLFLLASIAWGQKILIPMDLKQTDHLKAYGIAYWALTKNIEVDWLLNYRGGSFMLDGVEAISQECRVRGVLFEQISGAQASQIYSEVQAENNNMDAVRLEKAPKIAVYVTPNLLPWDDAVTLVMEYAEIPYDKVWDPEVLQDKLLKYDWIHLHHEDFTGQYGKFYANYSSQPWYVEQQVLYEKKARELGFSKVSEVKKAVVRKIKEYMAAGGFMFAMCSATDTYDIALASQNTDICDVMYDGDPPDPDAQKKLDFSQCLAFENFKLEMNPLRYEYSDIDIPPSDMVATLNPETDYFTLFEFSAKYDPVPTMLTQDHANIIKGFLGQTTNFKKSLIKKNVTILAEKEGTEEVRYIHGNLGRGTWTFYGGHDPEDYQHAVGDPPTDLRLHKNSPGYRLILNNILFPAAKKKQQKT
- a CDS encoding tetratricopeptide repeat protein, with the translated sequence MRNFFVLFALTAAIASQARSQANPSDMQFRLAESYEQSGDFESAVKIYQSIYAKDSSNMVVFEALRRDYMQLKWYDNAIPLLERMIKKMPDNVTLLSSLASVYLLRSDEPKADAIWERAINADPKHEVTYRMVGSSMLQTRQFERAIKVYRRGRVACGDPALFASDIAYLYSITLKYPEATAEYLDMVRQNPVQLGYVESRIATYTGRPEGLGAATLTVEKAAKAEPGNLAFQQMLAWLYMEGKHYDQAFEVYKVIDEKAHAEGHEMFGFATRALNEKAYAVAAKAFTGIVEKFPKFDQMALVKFGYAHTQEEIQSESDTLNLFGGVDPFGAKAPRESGGNPLYGGAIAAYEQVIKEFPTTEIAARSMLRIATLKQEKLFDLPGARAELENLSSRYAMFPGVLEEATLRLGDVYLTQGELDKAGAEYRILAGQGLIVNPRQETAALRLAELDYFRTKFQDALGKLKDLTRNAGSDVTNDALSLQIFIQDNIKEDSLSLREYAQADLLKRRQKIPEALAAFESIVKSYPKSNAVDEALMSTGDLLTRLERYADALAVYNRLLKDFPESIVLDRTVMKIAEVYRLGLKDPANAIATYQKLLEQYPNSIYAGRARSRIRELRGDNI
- a CDS encoding MBL fold metallo-hydrolase is translated as MIFQQFRHEQGGCLSYLIGCTQKQVCAVIDPQHEIDPYLRYAAGHGMQITHIIETHAQADHLSGAKRLAAASGAEIYFHESLVTKFPVKGIKDGEEIKVGNILLKILHTPGHTPDSISILVSDTTRSKEPWLVLTGDTLFVGDTGRPDLDGSGELLYDSIWGKLMRLDDAVEIYPTHFAGSSCGKAMSPKPNSTIGFERRHNPALQVKSKQEFVDFVMADLPVQPPRFKKVRQYNLGYLSDPPIERTYDMAALQITPEQLKERLDRGDHPMILDVREPSEQEIVNIGGTLIPLGQLPRRYTELDSDQEIIVYCHHGNRSQRAVEFLYEKGFKNVKNLTGGIDAWSVKVDRKVPRY
- a CDS encoding uracil-DNA glycosylase, coding for MAANALQALQRTVVRCRICPRLVAWRETVADEKVARFKDSTYWGKPVPSIGDPNARLLIVGLAPAAHGGNRTGRMFTGDRSGDWLYATLHKAGFADRPASISRDDGMRLTDCYITASARCAPPQNKLLPSELRNCRGYLLKEIRLLPRVRVIVALGKVAFDTAFDAFRELGLTPSARRPAFGHGAEYKLNDRQTLIGSYHPSQQNTFTGKLTQPMFTAIFRRANRIISTTHSQKG
- a CDS encoding glucose 1-dehydrogenase; protein product: MDQDFSGKVFVVTGASSGIGKATALMAAARGAKVSFAARREKELKTLSASFPPEQVEVIAADVTNEEDRRRIVNRTLERFGGIDVLVNAAGIIASGTIETTTLDEWDRMFDINIRSLFRLTQLALPSIIERKGNIVNLSSVTGIRAFPGVLSYCVSKAGVDQLTHCAALELGPKGVRMNAVDPGVVVTNLHRTSGMAEEAYGKFLEHSKTTHPIGRVGSPEEVADLILFLASDRAGWITGGSFSIDGGRSQTCAR
- a CDS encoding aminotransferase class I/II-fold pyridoxal phosphate-dependent enzyme; the encoded protein is MKASKAGRLSLATRAIHGKHLHAFKGPVTTPIYQTSTYRFENSSDAIRYAKGDPTVYVYTRYHNPTVNEAEDRIALMEGAEAAALFSSGMAAISTAIMAVCRSGDEMVSTPALYGGSYRFFRDTLPSFQIGVSYVEPNSLDDLLYLITPRTKVVYIETPTNPTLSLVDLEKAIRLTRRAEKEFRTKITVMIDNTFASIVNQRPFEYGADVIVESTTKYLGGHADLMGGVVVGRRGFIAKVKGLAKHLGGCADPFAAFLLERSLKTFDLRVNRQTDNAMQLARALEKHPKVSRVLYPGLRSHPQHTLAKKQMSGFGGMVTVEVKGGVKAAVRVCDNLKVAVNAMSLGGVETLVSIPVYSSHINMSAAELKSHGVTPGMIRISVGVEGVEDLIADFHQALKKA
- a CDS encoding threonine/serine dehydratase, which gives rise to MVSFSDIESAYKVLRPVVHKTPLLSSRTFNDISGNEVYFKAENFQRVGAFKFRGAYNKIASLTAEQKRAGVIAHSSGNHAQGVALACKLFGVKAVIVMPHDSVPGKVEATKSYGAEIVFCGNTTDDRERTTDELIKKSGYTLVHPFNDPTLIAGQGTAALEIFQDIKELDYLVVPVGGGGLISGCSIAAKALFPGVRVIGVETKGADDCYRSFHSRKLVKLPSVKTIADGMRTLSVGELNFEIILKNVDDMITIEDEDIPPMMRFFAQRMKIVVEPTGAVAPAAVMKRAIGATGKRVCAIVSGGNVEPEMLKQVL